The Panicum virgatum strain AP13 chromosome 3N, P.virgatum_v5, whole genome shotgun sequence genome includes the window GAGTGAACAAGAATTCAACAAAACACCAAAATTCAGATTTTACAAAATATTACCAAATTACTATTCCATTTCAGTTTGATCTAAAAGACTGCTTTCAATTAATAAATTGGTGAAGCTGGACAGCAGAGAACCAATGGTGTTTTCAATTCTACTGTGGTTCCAGTTTTCATGGGGAAAAACTGAATATACAAAAATTACACTGTTTAGTCTCTTTTGTACACACCAAGGCTAATGTTCCTTCTTGAACAAATTTACAGATGACATTTGTACATGATGAATTTACATATTTGCAGCACCAATTACATGAAGAACAACATTAGAGTTATTGCTTTCACAAGGCTATAGTGAAACAGGCACTCCTATTAAACTGTAACTAGAAGAAACATTTGATAATTGATATTTGCACACAACCACTATTGCAAACCATTTTGGATTGCGGAAAGAATATTACTAAAAAGAAGTTACTAAGGAAATCAATGAATAACATTTTTCTGCACAGATGCTTATGCTGAAACAGAAAGGTGCATCCTTTCAATCCAAATTTcttcttttatatatatattccttCTAAGCAAGAGCTCTACCTTACAAGCTACTCAGTATCAGAAAGTATATCTGGAATGGAGGCCGTATGGTGCACAAGGTTCTGCATCCCAGGTTTCAACTCCCTCTCACAGAAGTCCTCATACTCTTCCCTGTCCCCTACCTTCATCTTCACCTCCACCACCACAAGACTCGGTGTGAGCTCAAATACCTCGGCCGCAATTGTCAATGGACCCTTCTCACTTTCCCTCGTGCCTTCCAGGCTCACCCGCCAGTCCTTCCGCCGAACTGCAAAGCTCTTTACCTTTGCAATCTCCTCCAGTTTTGTTACAATCGTTTGCATGGGTTGTGCTGAGACAAACCTCACTTCTTTGGCAACGTATGCTATGGAAACCAGCCTACtgtgaaaactcgtgcaaaccacggcaaaaaggtcgtctaaattcatcaaaaaaatcacacatgcagatgatatgatgatacacaaccttgtaaaatattttgtccaaactcgacttcgtttgtaagatataaaaataacaaatttcaacccagaaagctgtcagatgatttgttagaaatttgttatttttatatctcacaaacgaagtcgagtttggacaagatattttacaagatcgTGTGTCATCATATCATCTGCATGTGTAAttattttggtaaatttagatgacttttttatcgtggtttgcacgggttttcacagCAGGCTGGTTTCCATAGCATACGTTGCCCACTTCTTTACCACGCTCCTCAAATAACCCCGACAAATTGAATCCTCTTGAGAATGATATAATATCAAACGCATTTAGACTTACTGGCCGTGTGAGGGATCCAAGGGGCCGTCTTCTCTCCTCCGATGACAATGTGGCTGGGCAGGATGCTACGGACGAATCTGATTCCCACCCAGAGTCATCACCGTCGTCCTCTTGctgtggtggcggtggctgagGAGGCTGACTAGGCCCCTGGTCCGGCACCTCATTCTCATCGTCTGCCAAACTGTGCACCTGGTCATCCTCGACATAGAACCTGACCGGTCGGAACCCCTTCAGAAACCATCTGCTCTCCATGATCTGAGCCACGGTGATCCTCGTCTCTGGGTTCGTATCAAGCACACGATTCAAGAGACTGGTAAGATCCCTGGAGAACCACCTCGGGCACCGGAATTCCCCCCTGTAAATCTTACGATACATCGCCATGAGGTTCTGGTCGTGGAAAGGAAGGTAGCCTGCCATGAGCACGAACAGGATGACACCGCAAGACCATATGTCCGCCTTGGCGCCGTCGTAGCCGCGGCGCGCGAGCACCTCCGGCGCGACGTAGGAGGGCGTGCCGCAGAAGGTGTGGAGAAGCCCGTCAGTGTGGAACTGGTCGGCGACGGCCGAGAGTCCGAAATCAGAGACCTTGAGGTCGCCGCTCTCGTCGACGAGGAGGTTCTCGGGCTTGAGGTCGCGGTGGAAGACGCCCCGGGCGTGGCAGAAGCCGACGGCGGAGATGAGCTGCTGGAAGTACCTGCGCGCGATGTCCTCCTTGAGGCGGCCCTTGGCGACGCGCGCGAAGAGCTCCCCGCCGCGGACGTACTCCATGACGAAGTAGATCTTGGACTTGGTGGCCATGACCTCGTAGAGCCGGACGATGTTGGGGTGGCGCACGCGGCGGAGAATGGCGATCTCGCGCTTGATGTGCGGGACGAGGCCGTTGCGGAGGGCCTTCTCCTTGTCGAGCACCTTGATGGCGACGGCCTCGCCGGTGTCGGCGTGGCGGGCGTGGTAGACCTTGGCGAAGGTGCCGTG containing:
- the LOC120664939 gene encoding CBL-interacting protein kinase 19-like, whose amino-acid sequence is MAGTPPSSRDPSPQPRRPASSAGRPKRGGLLLGRYELGRLLGHGTFAKVYHARHADTGEAVAIKVLDKEKALRNGLVPHIKREIAILRRVRHPNIVRLYEVMATKSKIYFVMEYVRGGELFARVAKGRLKEDIARRYFQQLISAVGFCHARGVFHRDLKPENLLVDESGDLKVSDFGLSAVADQFHTDGLLHTFCGTPSYVAPEVLARRGYDGAKADIWSCGVILFVLMAGYLPFHDQNLMAMYRKIYRGEFRCPRWFSRDLTSLLNRVLDTNPETRITVAQIMESRWFLKGFRPVRFYVEDDQVHSLADDENEVPDQGPSQPPQPPPPQQEDDGDDSGWESDSSVASCPATLSSEERRRPLGSLTRPVSLNAFDIISFSRGFNLSGLFEERGKEVRFVSAQPMQTIVTKLEEIAKVKSFAVRRKDWRVSLEGTRESEKGPLTIAAEVFELTPSLVVVEVKMKVGDREEYEDFCERELKPGMQNLVHHTASIPDILSDTE